The proteins below are encoded in one region of Homo sapiens chromosome 2, GRCh38.p14 Primary Assembly:
- the SEMA4F gene encoding semaphorin-4F isoform X3: MVPEAHRQNCRKKGKKEDVSRFQQVERLESGRGKCPFEPAQRSAAVMAGGVLYAATVKNYLGTEPIITRAVGRAEDWIRTDTLPSWLNAPAFVAAVALSPAEWGDEDGDDEIYFFFTETSRAFDSYERIKVPRVARVCAGDLGGRKTLQQRWTTFLKADLLCPGPEHGRASSVLQDVAVLRPELGAGTPIFYGIFSSQWEGATISAVCAFRPQDIRTVLNGPFRELKHDCNRGLPVVDNDVPQPRPGECITNNMKLRHFGSSLSLPDRVLTFIRDHPLMDRPVFPADGHPLLVTTDTAYLRVVAHRVTSLSGKEYDVLYLGTEDGHLHRAVRIGAQLSVLEDLALFPEPQPVENMKLYHSWLLVGSRTEVTQVNTTNCGRLQSCSECILAQDPVCAWSFRLDECVAHAGEHRGLVQDIESADVSSLCPKEPGERPVVFEVPVATAAHVVLPCSPSSAWASCVWHQPSGVTALTPRRDGLEVVVTPGAMGAYACECQEGGAAHVVAAYSLVWGSQRDAPSRAHTVGAGLAGFFLGILAASLTLILIGRRQQRRRQRELLARDKVGLDLGAPPSGTTSYSQDPPSPSPEDERLPLALAKRGSGFGGFSPPFLLDPCPSPAHIRLTGAPLATCDETSI, translated from the exons GGGGGGTCCTCTATGCTGCCACTGTGAAAAACTACCTGGGGACGGAGCCAATTATCACCAGAGCAGTGGGTCGTGCCGAGGACTGGATTCGGACAGATACCTTGCCTTCCTGGCTGAacg CCCCAGCCTTTGTCGCAGCCGTGGCCTTGAGCCCAGCCGAATGGGGGGATGAAGATGGAGACGACGAAATCTACTTCTTCTTTACGGAGACTTCCCGAGCATTTGACTCATACGAGCGCATTAAAGTCCCACGGGTGGCCCGTGTGTGTGCG GGGGACCTCGGGGGCCGGAAGACCCTCCAGCAGAGATGGACGACGTTTTTGAAAGCTGACCTGCTCTGTCCAGGGCCTGAGCATGGCCGGGCCTCCAGTGTCCTGCAGGATGTTGCTGTGCTTCGACCTGAGCTTGGGGCAGGGACTCCCATCTTTTATGGCATCTTTTCTTCCCAGTG GGAGGGGGCTACTATCTCTGCTGTCTGTGCCTTCCGACCACAAGACATTCGGACAGTGCTGAATGGTCCCTTCAGAGAACTAAAACATGACTGCAACAGAGGACTGCCTGTCGTGGACAATGATGTGCCCCAGCCCAGACCTGGAGAG TGCATCACCAACAACATGAAGCTCCGGCACTTTGGCTCATCTCTCTCCCTGCCTGACCGCGTACTCACCTTCATCCGGGACCACCCACTCATGGACAGGCCAGTGTTTCCAGCTGATGGCCACCCCCTGCTGGTCACTACAGATACAGCCTATCTCAGAGTCGTGGCCCACAGGGTGACCAGCCTCTCAGGGAAAGAGTATGATGTGCTCTACCTGGGGACAG AGGATGGACACCTCCACCGAGCAGTGCGGATCGGAGCTCAGCTCAGCGTTCTTGAAGATCTGGCCTTATTCCCAGAGCCACAGCCAGTTGAGAACATGAAATTGTACCAC AGCTGGCTCCTGGTTGGCTCCCGTACTGAGGTGACACAAGTGAATACAACCAACTGTGGCCGTCTCCAGAGCTGCTCAGAGTGCATCCTGGCCCAGGACCCAGTCTGTGCCTGGAGCTTCCGGCTGGATGAGTGTGTGGCCCATGCCGGGGAGCACCGAGG GTTGGTCCAAGACATAGAGTCAGCAGATGTCTCCTCTTTGTGTCCTAAAGAGCCTGGAG AACGTCCAGTAGTGTTTGAAGTTCCCGTGGCTACAGCTGCGCATGTGGTCTTGCCATGTTCTCCAAGCTCAGCATGGGCATCCTGTGTGTGGCACCAGCCCAGTGGAGTGACTGCACTCACCCCCCGGCGGGATGGACTGGAGGTGGTGGTGACCCCAGGGGCCATGGGCGCTTATGCCTGTGAATGTCAGGAGGGTGGGGCAGCCCATGTGGTAGCAGCTTACAGCTTGGTATGGGGCAGCCAGCGAGATGCTCCGAGCCGGGCCCACACAGTGGGGGCGGGACTGGCTGGCTTCTTCTTGGGGATTCTCGCAGCATCCCTGACTCTCATTCTGATTGGTCGGCGTCAGCAGCGACGGCGACAGAGGGAACTTCTGGCTAGAGACAAGGTGGGCCTGGACCTGGGGGCTCCACCTTCTGGGACCACAAGCTACAGCCAAgaccctccctccccctctcctgaAGATGAGCGGTTGCCGCTGGCCCTGGCCAAGAGGGGCAGTGGCTTTGGTGGATTCTCACCACCCTTCCTGCTTGATCCTTGCCCAAGCCCAGCCCACATTCGGCTAACTGGGGCTCCTCTAGCCACATGTGATGAAACATCCATCTAG